Genomic segment of Verrucomicrobiota bacterium:
GACCGGTCGCTGTTCATCCAGCCGGCGTGGCTCTTGCCATCAAACAGGAGCTGCCAGCCCTCACGCCGTTCGACGGGTGTCAGGGCGTTGTCTGGCGCGATCGATTTCACTCGAATATGGCGGTAGCGGACCCATTCCCTGGTGTGGTCGCCGCCCCCATGAACCTGCAAGGCGATCCGCCCTCGCTCGGGATGGCGCAATTCCGTTTCTTTCCACTCCATCATTTTGACTCCATTGATCCAGGTGGTGATCGAGGGAGGGTTCCCCACGATGCGGGCTCGCAGCTCGTTCCATTGTCCGTGCCTCCAGAAGCTTGGCCATGCCGAGGGCAGAACCGGCAATGGAGTGGGAGCGGGGATGGGGACGATTTCCGTGACTTTCTCCAAGAAGGAGAAGTTGCGGACCGAGGGTTTTCCTCCGAGGCCTTCGCCATAGATCCCCATGAGATTGCCGTTTGCGTGGTAATCGATCATGGCCTGCCATGCCTTCCCGTCCTCGGTGCTGCGCAGGAACAGTCCGCTGTCCGGTCCGTAGTCGTTGTTCATTTCCAGGGCGACTTCGAAATCACCGAATTCCTGGTCGGTGAGAATGATGCCGCCGTTGCCGGGGATGTCCTGGGTGCCCGTGATGGCGCCGTCGCGCACCGCCCAGGCGCCGCCAGAGGTGTTTCCGCTGGCGCGGCTGTGCCCGGTTTTGGCGCTGACATGCCAGCCTTTCAGGGTGGAACCGTCGAAGATGGACTCGAAACCGGGTTCGGCGGCGTTCAAGGCGAGGGACAATACGCAAGCGAGGGCGAGGGTGTGGCCGGTCAGGCGACGACGGGGAGAAGGGAATACTTTCATGATTGGAAGGGCCTTTAGGACACGACCTTTTCGGACGCGGCGTCCCATTTCATGGACTTGCCTTGGCGGAAGGATTCGACCGCCATTTTGATGGCAATCATCGTGGAGCAGCCCAACTCGACGTTGCACTGGAGCGTGGCTTTCCCGCGGAGCACGTCGATGAAGTTGCCCGCCAAATCCCGGCGAGGTTTCAAGGGCAGCCGCAACTCTTCCTTGCCCTCGTTGCGCGACTTGAATTCCTCGGCGTAAGGGCCGTTGAATTTCAAGTGGGGTTCACCGCCCAATTCCATGGTGCCGTGTTTGCCATAAATCCGGTCCGGCAGGCCGGAATCGTTGGTGAGAGTGCTGACGAGGAACAGTGACCATTCGGATGGATAATCAGCGGTCATGAGGAAAGTATCCGGAATATCGCGTCCGTCTTTCTCCACGTAAAGGCCGCCGTTGGCGTTGACGCGCGTGGGATACTCACCGTTTGGACCTTTGATGGCGATCAGCAAGGGTGCGAGTTTGTGGTAAAGCAGATCCGTCGCCACGCCGCCGTTGTAGGGCCAATACTTCCGAAAACGAAAGAAATGTTCAGGATTCCAGGGGATTTTCTCCGCCAACCCCCATTCATGGCCGAGCCACATGTTCCAATCGATGAAATCCTCGCCCGGTTGGCCGGGACCCGCCGAGGCATCGATCTTCTGATGATCGTTAAACAGGCAGACTCGGGAATTCCGGTTGTAGCTGCCCTGAGCCCAGGTCACTTTTCCGATTCTTCCGGCCTCCACTGCTTGGCGTGCGACCCAATAGGAATCCTGGGCGGTTCCATTCGGTCCGACTTGCAACACCCGGCGGGTGCGGCGCACGGTGTTGCGGACGGCGAGGGCTTGCTCGACCGTGTGGGTCATCGGCTTCTCCACGTAGACGTCCTTTCCGGACTCCATCGCGTCGATCGAGATTTTGGCGTGCCAATGATCCGGCGTGGCGACGAGCACGGCGTCAATGTCCTGACGTTCGAGGATGCGGCGGTAATCGAGATAACCATCGCCCCCGCAGATTTTTTGGGCCCGGGTCAACCGTCGCCGGTAGACGTCCGCCACCGCCCGCACCTGAATATTCTCCTCCTGACTGCGCTTGACGAGGCCGCCGAGATGTCCGGTGCCCATGCCGCCGACCCCGATGACGGCGAAGCCGATGCGGTCGTTGGCGCCGAGCACACGACCGTCGGCGACCCACGGGAACGAGACGGCCGCCATGGAAGCAGCGGTGGATTGCACGAAACGTCTTCGGGAAATAGTCAGTCCTTTCATAAGTGAATCCTGAGCATTGGCAACGGCCCCGCCGTGTCTGTTCCGAGCATGGAGCCGTAGGGGACACGACCGGGGCGCTTTCAATAGGTACCGCGGAGTCTAGGCATGACACGCATCCTTGCCGAGCGGATTTGGAGAAAAAGTTTGATCTGCCAAGGAAGGGGGAGAGAGGGGGGCGCCAAACACGGCGGGTCAGTTCATGATATTGGTGTTTTGCGTGAGAGGAGCATTCTCGGGGCAGGGCACGCAAGTTGAGAGTGGAATATCCCGGCGCGATGGATCATCCACCTTCGCTCCGAGCTGTGGCGGGAAAGGCGTCCTGAATCGCGGCGACCGGTTCGAGCCGATCTTCCAAGATGACGTGGATCGACAGGGCCGCCTCGCGACCCTCTCCGAGGCCTGCGCCAAGACCGGCTGGCAACTCCACGCCTGGTGTCTCTTGGTCAACCCGTTTTCATCTCTTTGTCGAGACCCTCTGGCCCGATCTCGCCGCCGGCATGAAGCAGCTCTCCGGCGTATTTGCAAGCGCCCGGCAAGGGCCGGACGCGGTCGCGCGTGGAACGTGCGCTGGGCGAGACGGGAATCCTGCGGAACAGGGCGGCGGGTTCGCGGCAAATTAGAATCGCGACGGATCCCCTTGGGAGGAGGCTTTGCTGAAGTTATTGAGCGCGCGCTTTCTTATCCGTGCCCTTTTTCTGGTAGGGGCTGCTGAGATTGAAGTAGATGCCGCAGAGGGGGCGCGTGTGGTCGGTCTGGCTCAGGATGATGGTGACATGGCGGTCCAGCGCGATGCCGTGCCGGAGATTCGGGCCTCGGTTGGCGTACTGGTTGATGGCTTTCTCCATCAGGGACTGCAGGGAAGCCAGGCATGCTTCGGGCGTTTTATCCAGGCACACGACGTACTTGTCATAGGTCGCCATGGCCTTGTCGATGTCCTCTTTGAACATGTCTGGCGTCAGTTCCATACTGTGAAAATTAGAGGGAATTGAGGAGAACTCAAAGGATTATCCGTTTCGTGCGGGATCAGTTTTCATCGCCGTCGCTGGCGCGTTTTTCCCATCGGCGGGCGGCGCGTTCGGGGAGCGAGGAATCGACTTTGGCATAATAGGTGTTCTCTCCGAACGTATCGTCCACCGCTTTTTGCAGTTCCATTGACGGCGAGACGGCGAAGCGTTCGTGGGCTTCGATGAAAACGAGGGCTCCACGATGCAGTCGCACCGCGAGAAAGAGCGGGCAGCGGCCGGGATGGTTTTGGGCGATGCCCAGTGCGTCCTGCAGCCGGCCTCCTTGCAATTGGGCTTCGCTCAGCCTCCAGTGCACCTGGCGCGTGAAGCGGGCGGGAGCCTCGGCCAGAGGGAAGATGTCCTGGGGGAAGATCTTGGCTTTGTCTTCTCCCGTATTCACCTCTCCGACGACCATGATCGCCTGGCCTTGAACGCAAAAGTGCTTCAACTTTTCGCAGTTCTCGTTCATGAGCAGGAGTTGGACGGATCCCTCGAGATCCTCCAGCGTCACCATGGCATAAGGCTTGTTGGTTTTCTTGGAGAAGCCTTGTTGCACGGCACTGACCATGCCGCCCAATCGGGTCATGGACCGGTTTTCCAATTGGGAGAGCGTGGTGGTGGTGGCGAGATTGAAGCGTTTCAGCAGCGGCGCGTAAGGGGTCATCGGGTGGCCCGTGACATAAAAACCGAGCAATTCCTTTTCGGAAGCCAGCAGTTCATGCTGCGGCCATTCCGGAAGTTGGACCGGCTTTTCTCCTCCATGGGGGGAGGGCTCTTCGAGCATGCCGAAGAGAGAACCCTGGCCGCGCGCCCGATCCAGCGCGTCCTGGGTGGCACGCATCAACGTGCGTTCGACGGACGCGAACAGGGAGGCGCGCGTGGCGCCGAACGCATCGCAGGCGCCGGTCTTGATGAGGGCTTCGAGCACCTTGCGATTGACGGACCGTGTTTCCACGCGTTCGCAAAGTTCCTCGAGGGATGAAAATCTTCCGTGTTCTTTCCGCGCCTTGAGGATGGCTTCAACGGCGACTTCGCCCACGCCTTTGATCGCGGCCATGCCGAATCGTATCGATTTGCCACCTGCGGCGGGGGCGAACGCGATGTGGCTTTCGTTGACGTCGGGTCCGAGCACATCGATGCCCATGGCGCGCGCCTCCTCGATATATTGGCCGAGTTTCGCGGTCTCGCTCATGTCGTTCGTCATCATGGCGCACAGGAATTCAACGGGGTAGTTCGCTTTGAGATAGGCCGTCTGGTAGGCCACCATGGCGTAAGCGGCCGCATGGGACTTGTTGAATCCGTAGCCGGCGAACTTTTCCAGCAAATCGAAAATGGCGTTGGCCTTGGCGGCCGGGATGTGGTTGGCGGACGCGCAACCTTTGACGAAGATATCCCGCTGCTTGGCCATTTCCTCGGGCTTTTTCTTGCCCATGGCCCGGCGCAGGAGATCGGCGCCCCCGAGAGTGTATCCGGCCAGCACCTGGGTGGCCTGCATGACCTGTTCCTGATAAATCAACACTCCGTATGTTTCCTTGCTGATGGGCTCGAGCAACGGGTGCTCGTACTCGATGGTGACTTCCCCGTGCCGACGCTTGATGAAATCGGGGATCAGGTCCATGGGGCCCGGCCGGTATAGTGCCACCAGCGCGGTGATGTGTTCGATGGATCCGATCTTGAATTTGCGGCAGAGATCGCGCATGCCTCCGGATTCCAGTTGGAACACGCCCAGCGTGTTGCCCTTGTTCAACAGGTCGTAGGCCGCCTGGTTGTCGAGAGGCAGGTTCTCAATCGGAATGTCCACGCCCTGGGTGCGTTTGACCAGTTCGCAAGTATTGCGAATCACCGTCAGCGTTTTGAGCCCGAGGAAATCCATCTTGAGCAAGCCCAGTTCGCCGACGGGTCCCATCGCGTATTGGGTCACGATGGTGCCATCCTCGTCTTGCTTGAGCGGGAGTAGTTGGGCGAGGGGTTGATCCCCGATGACGACCCCGGCGGCGTGGACCGAGGCGTTGCGGGTCAGGTCTTCGAGGACGAGGGCGGTGTCCACGAGTTCCCGGGTGACCTCTTCGGTGGCATAGGCCGTTTTGAAGTCCGGGGATTGTTCCAACGCCTTTTTGAGCGTCATTTTGAGGTCGTTGGGGACCATTTTAGCCAACCGGTCGCATTCGGAGAAACTGAGCCCCATGACCCGGCCCACGTCTCGGATGACCGATTTTGCGCCCATGGTTCCAAAGGTGATGATCTGGGCGACCGAATCGCGACCGTAGCGCTGGCGGACATATTCGATGACATCCGCTCGACGGTCGTCGGCGAAGTCGATGTCGATGTCCGGAGGATTCACCCGTTCGGGATTGAGGAAACGTTCGAAGAGCAACCCGTAGCGGATGGGATCGACGTTGGAGATTTCGAGCAGGTAGGTGACGATGGATCCGGCGGCCGAGCCCCTTGCCACGCAACTGACGCCGATGCCGCGTCCGTAGCGGACGAAATCACCGACGATCAGAAAGTAGCTGATGAAGCCCGTTTTTTGGATCACCTTAAGCTCCATGGAGAGCCGGTCGAGCACGGCACCGACGGCGGCGGCCACGGCGGGGTGGTCGAGATTTTGCGGGTTTTGCGCCGGGTTCGAGTTCGCAGCGGTCGGCGGGTAGGTGGGGAGTCGTGCGGGATCGTCGAGGCGAACCGGCAGGAAGTCCTCATTTTCGAGCCGGGTGTGAAGGCCGTAGCGCTTGATCAGGCCTTCCCGGAGCAATTCACGGAGGTAACCCTCGCGTGTGTAATGGTCCGGGGGGTGGAACACGGGGTAATGAAGTTTGCCGAATTCAATCTCGACGTTGCATTTCTCGGCGACTTCGAGCGTATTGCGCACCGCTTCCGGCACTTCGTGGAAGAGCGCCTTCATTTCATCGGCGCTGCGGAGGTAGAACTGCTGCTCGACGTACCGCATGCGTTTGGTGTCGGTGAGCAGGGCTTGGGTGCCGATGCAGATCAGGCAGTCATGGGCGTGGGAGTGGCCGCGCTCAACGTAGTGAACGTCATTGCTGGCGACGCATTTGAGTCCGAGCTCGGACGAGAGCGCGAGCAAATGGCGATTCACCTTGGCTTGCTCGGGAATCCCGTGGTTCTGCAATTCGAGGTAGAAGTTCTCGGGCCCCAGCACTTGACGAAACCAGTCGATGGCGGAGCGGGCCTTGGCCAGGTCATCCCGCATCAAAGCCTCGGGGATTTCGCTGGCGAGGCAGCCGGAAAGCGCGATGAGGCCCTCCTTGTGGGCTTCAAGAAGTTCCTTGTCCACGCGGGGTTTGTAGTAGTAGCCCTCGAGATGAGCCGCGGTGGCCAGCTTGATGAGATTGCGATAGCCGGTCTCGTCCTTCGCCAGCAGCACGAGGTGGTGATAGACGTCGCGTCCCCCGCTGGAGCTCTTTTTCTCGAAGCGGCTTCCCGGGGCGACGTAGACTTCGCACCCGAGAATGGGCTTGATGCCTTTGTTGCGCGCGGCTTGATAAAAATCGATGGCACCGTAGAGGACCCCATGGTCGGTGATGGCCAGGGAGCTGAATTTGAGGTCGTGCGCTTTGTCGACCAAGCGGTCCAGGCGGCACGCTCCGTCCAGGAGCGAATACTCGGTATGAAGGTGAAGATGGACGAATTCCGCGTGCGACATGTCCGCGATTAAAATCCCCGGTGCGGGGAGGCGCAAGGAGAACGGTTGGGGTTGAGGGTAACCGCGAGCCTTTGGACCGGTCATGAGGGAAACATTCGGTGGGCAAGTGGGGGGAAGCCTCCGTCCGCCGCAAACCCATTCATGGTTTCTCAGCTTGCAGCATCCGCAGCCCCTCGATTTGGAGTGGGGTCCGATCGATTCATGGTGGCCTGCTTCTTTGTGGGGAGCGGCGCGGCGGCGTTGATTTACGAAGTCGTCTGGCTACAACTCTTGCAGTTGGTCATCGGCCTCACGAGTGTTTCGCTGGGCTTGCTCTTGGGCACTTTCATGGGAGGCATGTGCTTGGGAAGCTTGCTGGTTCCGCGCTGGGTTTCGCCCGGGCATCATCCGTTGAAAGTGTACGCGGCATTGGAGATTGGCATCGCCGTGTCGGGAGTGGCATTGCTTTTTTTTCTGCCCTGGATCACCGGTCTGTACACGTCGATCGGCGGTGCGGGTGCGTCCGGGTTGCTGCTGAGGGCATCGGTGGCAGCGGCCTGTTTGTTGGTGCCATCGTTCTTGATGGGAGCGACCCTTCCCGCAGTGGCGCGTTGGGTGGAATCCACGCGGGACGGGGTGAGCTGGCTTGGTGTGTTTTACGCGGGAAACATCCTCGGAGGTGTGGCCGGCTGCTTGATCGCCGGATTCTACTTGTTGAGAGTTCACGATACGGCGATTGCAACTTATGTGGCGGCGGCATTGAACGGGTTGGTCGCACTCGCCGCGTTGGCGTGGGCGGCGAG
This window contains:
- a CDS encoding DUF1080 domain-containing protein; the encoded protein is MKVFPSPRRRLTGHTLALACVLSLALNAAEPGFESIFDGSTLKGWHVSAKTGHSRASGNTSGGAWAVRDGAITGTQDIPGNGGIILTDQEFGDFEVALEMNNDYGPDSGLFLRSTEDGKAWQAMIDYHANGNLMGIYGEGLGGKPSVRNFSFLEKVTEIVPIPAPTPLPVLPSAWPSFWRHGQWNELRARIVGNPPSITTWINGVKMMEWKETELRHPERGRIALQVHGGGDHTREWVRYRHIRVKSIAPDNALTPVERREGWQLLFDGKSHAGWMNSDRSAPRTPVQEGSLNPHRAGHYMLVHTQAWSNFTLSLDFKLSQGCNSGIFIRTSSLTPRPGKDIGFNGIEIALDDTPGAGFHDTGALYDLVKPARNAMKPSGEWNHVEITAAGSSISVNLNGERVTQADLAQFKTAHRRPDGSPHKFDVAYRDHSGSGFIGLQDHGAPCWFKNIKIKPLPSPIP
- a CDS encoding Gfo/Idh/MocA family oxidoreductase, yielding MKGLTISRRRFVQSTAASMAAVSFPWVADGRVLGANDRIGFAVIGVGGMGTGHLGGLVKRSQEENIQVRAVADVYRRRLTRAQKICGGDGYLDYRRILERQDIDAVLVATPDHWHAKISIDAMESGKDVYVEKPMTHTVEQALAVRNTVRRTRRVLQVGPNGTAQDSYWVARQAVEAGRIGKVTWAQGSYNRNSRVCLFNDHQKIDASAGPGQPGEDFIDWNMWLGHEWGLAEKIPWNPEHFFRFRKYWPYNGGVATDLLYHKLAPLLIAIKGPNGEYPTRVNANGGLYVEKDGRDIPDTFLMTADYPSEWSLFLVSTLTNDSGLPDRIYGKHGTMELGGEPHLKFNGPYAEEFKSRNEGKEELRLPLKPRRDLAGNFIDVLRGKATLQCNVELGCSTMIAIKMAVESFRQGKSMKWDAASEKVVS
- a CDS encoding DNA polymerase III subunit alpha encodes the protein MTGPKARGYPQPQPFSLRLPAPGILIADMSHAEFVHLHLHTEYSLLDGACRLDRLVDKAHDLKFSSLAITDHGVLYGAIDFYQAARNKGIKPILGCEVYVAPGSRFEKKSSSGGRDVYHHLVLLAKDETGYRNLIKLATAAHLEGYYYKPRVDKELLEAHKEGLIALSGCLASEIPEALMRDDLAKARSAIDWFRQVLGPENFYLELQNHGIPEQAKVNRHLLALSSELGLKCVASNDVHYVERGHSHAHDCLICIGTQALLTDTKRMRYVEQQFYLRSADEMKALFHEVPEAVRNTLEVAEKCNVEIEFGKLHYPVFHPPDHYTREGYLRELLREGLIKRYGLHTRLENEDFLPVRLDDPARLPTYPPTAANSNPAQNPQNLDHPAVAAAVGAVLDRLSMELKVIQKTGFISYFLIVGDFVRYGRGIGVSCVARGSAAGSIVTYLLEISNVDPIRYGLLFERFLNPERVNPPDIDIDFADDRRADVIEYVRQRYGRDSVAQIITFGTMGAKSVIRDVGRVMGLSFSECDRLAKMVPNDLKMTLKKALEQSPDFKTAYATEEVTRELVDTALVLEDLTRNASVHAAGVVIGDQPLAQLLPLKQDEDGTIVTQYAMGPVGELGLLKMDFLGLKTLTVIRNTCELVKRTQGVDIPIENLPLDNQAAYDLLNKGNTLGVFQLESGGMRDLCRKFKIGSIEHITALVALYRPGPMDLIPDFIKRRHGEVTIEYEHPLLEPISKETYGVLIYQEQVMQATQVLAGYTLGGADLLRRAMGKKKPEEMAKQRDIFVKGCASANHIPAAKANAIFDLLEKFAGYGFNKSHAAAYAMVAYQTAYLKANYPVEFLCAMMTNDMSETAKLGQYIEEARAMGIDVLGPDVNESHIAFAPAAGGKSIRFGMAAIKGVGEVAVEAILKARKEHGRFSSLEELCERVETRSVNRKVLEALIKTGACDAFGATRASLFASVERTLMRATQDALDRARGQGSLFGMLEEPSPHGGEKPVQLPEWPQHELLASEKELLGFYVTGHPMTPYAPLLKRFNLATTTTLSQLENRSMTRLGGMVSAVQQGFSKKTNKPYAMVTLEDLEGSVQLLLMNENCEKLKHFCVQGQAIMVVGEVNTGEDKAKIFPQDIFPLAEAPARFTRQVHWRLSEAQLQGGRLQDALGIAQNHPGRCPLFLAVRLHRGALVFIEAHERFAVSPSMELQKAVDDTFGENTYYAKVDSSLPERAARRWEKRASDGDEN